One genomic segment of Scophthalmus maximus strain ysfricsl-2021 chromosome 3, ASM2237912v1, whole genome shotgun sequence includes these proteins:
- the LOC118316565 gene encoding E3 ubiquitin/ISG15 ligase TRIM25-like: MAQDWKFISCSICLDILKDPVTIPCGDSYCGSCIKIQWDIVNEGIIHSFPQCSHTLRPRPVLSKNIMSADLVEELKKPRPPPTPAEPCYAEPEDDACDACTGRKLKADKSCFNCLVSYCVKHLQHHYESTAFEKHKLVDPDEKVQESICPRHDEVMKMLCRTDQQCICYLCSLDERKGHDIVSAAAERTERQRETSS, encoded by the coding sequence ATGGCGCAGGACTGGAAATTCATCTCTTGTTCCATCTGTCTGGATATACTGAAGGATCCGGTGACTATTCCCTGTGGAGACAGCTACTGTGGGAGCTGTATTAAAATCCAGTGGGACATCGTGAATGAAGGGATAATCCACAGCTTCCCTCAGTGTAGCCATACCTTAAGACCGAGGCCTGTCCTGTCGAAAAACATCATGTCAGCTGATTtagtggaggagctgaagaagcctCGACCTCCACCTACTCCTGCTGAGCCCTGCTATGCTGAACCTGAAGATGATGCCTGCGATGCTTGCACTGGGAGGAAACTGAAAGCTGACAAGTCCTGTTTCAATTGTTTGGTTTCTTATTGTGTAAAACACCTCCAGCATCATTATGAATCGACTGCCTTCGAGAAGCACAAGCTGGTGGACCCCGACGAGAAGGTCCAGGAGAGCATCTGCCCTCGTCacgatgaggtgatgaagatgcTCTGCCGCACTGATCAGCAGTGCATCTGTTATCTCTGCTCTCTGGATGAACGTAAAGGCCACGACATagtctcagctgcagcagaaaggactgagaggcagagagagacctCGAGCTGA